The genomic window CTCAGATTATTACTTATAGAAGGAAAAACGGCAACACAAATTTTATTGGACTATCTCGCAAAAGCACAGCCAAGAAAGGCGCTTGTCTATGACGCAAACCTTGAAAAAGCAGCAAGAGACCACGCAAAAGATATAGGTGCGAGCGGACAGTTAAGCCACACGGGAAGTGGTGGAAGTAGCATATCGCAAAGGGTTTCAAAATACACAACTTGGAAGGCGGTTGGAGAAAATATATCTTACGGAGCAAACAATCCAAAAGAGGTGATTATAAATCTAATGGTTGATGACGGAGTAACAAACAGGGGCCATAGGGACAATATAATGAGTACAAACTTTGGACGGGCTGGAGCGCACTGCACAAGCCACAACTCCCAATACAAAACTGTCTGCGTTATAGTATACGCTGATTAATTATATTGCTTTTTCCGCTACTTTTGCCATCGCCTCGCCAGCGATTTTCAGAGAATTATCGTCATAGGCGCTTACAGGGACAACTTCCTTCCCTGTCTGTGAGAGCAGTTTTACTGCGGATTTGACTTTGTCGTCTGACACTAAATCCGTTTTGGTAATAAGAATTATCTCTGGTTTTTTAAGTAATTCTTCCGAGTATTGCCCCATTTCTTTTCTTATTGAGTTATATTTCTCAAGTATGTCATCATTTTCAGTAGATATTAAATGCACGACTGTTAGGGCTCTTGAAATATGACGAAGGAATTTTATACCAAGACCTTTTCCGTCTGATGCGTCTTCAATGATGCCGGGGATGTCGGCAATTACAAAGCCATGATACACGCCAAGATTTGGCTCAAGGGTTGTAAACGGATAATCACCAATTTTTGCGTTTGCGTTTGTAATTAAATTAAGCAGTGTGCTCTTTCCTGCGTTTGGAAACCCTATCAAACCTATGTGGGCAATCAATCTGAGCTCTATAAAAATTTTATATTCTTGCCCTTTCTCACCAGGGGTTGCAGTTTTTGGTGTTGTGTTTCTTGAACTCTTAAAATGATCGTTACCAAGACCGCCTTTGCCGCCAGACGCGATAAGAACTTTTTTACCCTCTTTATCCAAATCAAAAACCTCGCTTGTATCCAT from Candidatus Campbellbacteria bacterium includes these protein-coding regions:
- the obgE gene encoding GTPase ObgE, translated to MLVDELTVSVKAGDGGNGIVHWLRAKFVPKGGPDGGDGGDGGNVYFRAVRDIGILSRYSKNQIFKADSGENGQGAKKKGKDGADIIIDVPAGSVLKNMDTSEVFDLDKEGKKVLIASGGKGGLGNDHFKSSRNTTPKTATPGEKGQEYKIFIELRLIAHIGLIGFPNAGKSTLLNLITNANAKIGDYPFTTLEPNLGVYHGFVIADIPGIIEDASDGKGLGIKFLRHISRALTVVHLISTENDDILEKYNSIRKEMGQYSEELLKKPEIILITKTDLVSDDKVKSAVKLLSQTGKEVVPVSAYDDNSLKIAGEAMAKVAEKAI